In Patescibacteria group bacterium, the genomic window GAAGAGCGGGTGGCGCAGCTGTCGCGCCGACTTCATGCGCTCTCTCCCCAGGAAACCTTAAAACGCGGGTATTCCATCACGCGCGTGAAAGGCGCCATCATGCGAGAGGCGACAGGGATTATGGAGGGTGATATAATGGAGACGCAACTCTCTAAGGGTACAGTTTCTTCGCGTGTAGGGCAGGTTAATAGCTGAATAAGTATTAAAAATAGTCTTTAATTCAAAACGTAAATCTTATAACTCGAAACCACAACTCGAATCGTAAAGCTATTTAGTTTTGAGATATGGATTTGACATTTGAGCTTTGAGATTACACATTATGCCGAGACCAAAAGTCAATTTTGTAAAATCATTTGAAGAGTTGGAGAAGATCGTGGCGAAGTTTGAAGAAGGCCGCATTGATCTGGACGAGGCGCTTGTGGAATTCGAGCGCGGATTGAAGCTGGTGGATGAATTGAAAGGGCGGCTAAAGGAAGTGGAGAATAAGGTGGTGGTGTTGAAGAAGCAGTTTAAGAACAGTAATGAGGAGACGGAGAAAGAAGAGACGGAAGCGGAAGAAGAATCACAGTAATGCAAAACTCAAAATTATTATGGAGTCCCGCGGAGCGGGACGAAATACCTTCATTTTGGTTTTTGACTTTTGGTTTTTGACTTTCACATTAAGGTATGCCCAAAGCGCAGTTTCCCATGAGCGAATCCGCCACGAATGTGGTGAACTCGTATATTGATGAAGCATTGAGGCTCAACGCGTCAGACGTGCATATTGAGCCGGACGCCACGCATGTGCGCATTCGGTTCCGTATCGACGGCACCCTGCGCGAAGCAGGGAGCGAGGACACCGATTTCCTTCCGACGCTCGTATCCCGCATCAAGGTGCTCTCCAACCTCGATATTTCGGAAACGCGCATTCCCCAGGACGGGCGGTTTCAGCTCAAAAAAGGCGGCAAGGAGCTTGATGTGCGCGTGTCCGTGTTTCCCACAAGTTATGGCGAGTGCGTGGTCATGCGTCTTTTGGATTTAAGCCGCGCGCTGCTCAGCTTTGACCAATTAGGCGTGCGGGGGAATGATTTAGACAGGCTCCAGCGCATGGTGAGCAAACCAAACGGCCTTCTCCTGGTGACCGGCCCCAC contains:
- the xseB gene encoding exodeoxyribonuclease VII small subunit, which gives rise to MPRPKVNFVKSFEELEKIVAKFEEGRIDLDEALVEFERGLKLVDELKGRLKEVENKVVVLKKQFKNSNEETEKEETEAEEESQ